A window of Hippoglossus stenolepis isolate QCI-W04-F060 chromosome 16, HSTE1.2, whole genome shotgun sequence contains these coding sequences:
- the si:busm1-163l24.3 gene encoding uncharacterized protein si:busm1-163l24.3, with protein sequence MAKQGRMVRVSGLPTDINGDRLTDKLLIHFLRAKNGGGEVDFVTIVKATPASALITFQDSEVARRVVQHSRHVLEVDGKMYKLTAIEHHEGLEPDKVIIGLSATVNCSQLPGGIPALKNLRKSHADVEIYYDAEEFCTLRGAYSKVQAALDQILGHPGGPQSPHRDSGQPDPTCSTESAQPTRTSHNQGSENHSRKPNRQRAQSETARQSSSLRNLMPSGYSGEDSGQAEGAGLWHSGNPTAAEEDFSLILDADMFQYLQKHCWTEYQHILSLYGVEVVDMTNQGLTTLFLQVTAEVREDGQEQERLALAQKALSQLYQENETKIRRATLPKCVLSPTGGLQKAIESLKIRLPKLLLNEDDRNIFIIGSSSDISEAKQLLLLDHDKVNAKKDDVASLLRHTSYDSSSFAPEDKVGATTISSAEGCLNDGLERSDEDERRAEGTRRYKLAARFRESGLAALSDRPTDFTIRGLSSLGRQTVTGPILGHDVFSETAGNPGGRLSTAVPQITGGDILFRSGDSYASMQNKISLNTNLMDTWSKSVTSPLSTAQSSLSGSTAPPPAESGSTVKHDSKSAVRPRGRSSSFSGQTEGRDKKEVYKAEVKVSTVKWVHIKEAYSTRMDDLTSDVKIKENSLEGSSTITIRGANQSRVSSCQLGLQKLVESVSVDFSVQELPLSELGVSDPADETLQVCCAEVRSRYKKVSIKVRKNSLILLGPKQLCSQVRATLQEVFSGDVAQTPKQQDFSVPSTSYWNPPTPLQTNEEQYSFESNSQVMLESQTGPDGGQETGTNHNSDINEKELLNGRENPTFVWKNPVIKEKVKMTGTAEMDGQKDNALTNNATAGSMRHVNGVGSATARTDKAMGLHNKERTLPLNQKDDVQQRKVEIQDNPGESRAGLGEQGYTCVCGDSGTSVTRTKCGATMCSKCLDSVHVHCRVCYAADPTPPGIQGKMSLSKLQFSLTGHSKDPSIKITYYIPDGIQGSDHPFPGNPFQGGLFEAFLPDCTKSRKLLPLLEKAFRQGLTFMVTGTETGATVTWDSIPHKTSLQGGKSGKGYPDSTYLTRLSEVLTSHGIEE encoded by the exons ATGGCGAAGCAGGGCCGGATGGTGAGGGTGAGCGGTCTGCCCACAGACATTAACggtgacagactgacagacaagcTATTAATCCACTTCCTGAGGGCCAAGAACGGGGGAGGGGAAGTAGACTTCGTTACCATTGTCAAGGCAACACCTGCCTCTGCCCTCATCACCTTCCAGGACAGTGAAG TGGCACGCAGAGTGGTTCAACACAGCCGGCACGTTCTGGAAGTGGATGGGAAGATGTATAAACTCACTGCAATTGAGCATCACGAAGGCCTGGAGCCAGACAAG GTCATTATAGGTTTATCAGCAACTGTCAACTGCAGCCAGCTTCCTGGGGGAATACCGGCACTGAAAAACCTTCGCAAGAGCCACGCTGATGTCGAGATATACTATGACGCAGAAGAATTCTGCACATTGCGTGGCGCTTACTCCAAAGTCCAGGCTGCTTTGGATCAAATACTTGGGCATCCTGGAGGCCCACAATCACCACACAGGGACTCAGGCCAGCCAGATCCGACTTGCTCCACGGAGTCTGCTCAGCCCACAAGGACGTCTCATAATCAGGGGTCAGaaaatcacagcaggaaaccCAACAGGCAAAGAGCACAAAGCGAGACAGCGAGACAATCAAGCTCTCTCAGAAACCTGATGCCTAGTGGTTATAGCGGGGAAGATAGCGGCCAGGCCGAGGGTGCAGGTCTGTGGCATTCTGGGAATCcgactgcagcagaggaggactTCTCACTGATCTTGGATGCAGACATGTTCCAGTATCTGCAGAAGCACTGCTGGACAGAGTACCAGCACATCCTCAGCCTGTATGGCGTTGAGGTGGTGGATATGACAAACCAGGGGTTGACTACACTGTTTCTACAGGTTACAGCAGAAGTGAGGGAGGATGGTCAAGAGCAGGAGCGCCTGGCGTTGGCACAAAAGGCATTAAGTCAACTTTACCAGGAGAATGAGACCAAGATCCGTCGGGCTACGCTCCCTAAGTGTGTCCTGTCCCCCACGGGAGGACTGCAAAAGGCGATAGAAAGCTTAAAGATCAGACTTCCAAAGCTTCTCCTGAACGAGGATGACAGAAATATTTTCATCATCGGGAGCAGCAGTGACATATCTGAAGCGAAGCAGCTCCTTCTCCTGGACCACGACAAAGTGAATGCTAAAAAAGATGATGTAGCCAGTCTCCTTAGACATACCTCTTATGATTCAAGTTCATTTGCTCCTGAAGATAAGGTGGGAGCCACCACCATATCCTCCGCTGAAGGGTGTTTGAACGACGGGCTGGAGAGGTCAGacgaggatgagaggagagctGAAGGAACCAGAAGGTACAAACTAGCAGCTCGGTTTCGGGAATCAGGGCTGGCCGCCTTAAGCGATCGACCAACTGACTTCACCATCAGAGGACTCTCATCTCTGGGTAGACAAACAGTCACAGGGCCCATTTTAGGCCACGACGTCTTCTCTGAAACAGCGGGGAATCCTGGAGGAAGACTCTCCACAGCAGTACCCCAAATCACAGGAGGAGACATCTTATTTAGAAGTGGAGATTCATATGCCTCTATGCAGAATAAAATCTCCTTGAACACAAATTTAATGGACACTTGGTCCAAAAGTGTAACATCCCCCCTCAGCACTGCTCAGTCCAGTTTGTCAGGAAGTACTGCACCTCCACCTGCAGAGTCTGGATCCACGGTGAAGCACGACAGTAAGTCCGCAGTCAGACCAAGGGGCAGGTCCTCTAGCTTCAGTGGCCAAACTGAAGGGAGGGACAAGAAGGAAGTCTACAAGGCAGAGGTTAAGGTTTCAACGGTGAAGTGGGTGCACATAAAAGAAGCCTACAGCACCCGAATGGACGACCTGACTTCTGACGTCAAGATTAAAGAAAATTCCCTGGAAGGAAGTAGTACGATAACCATAAGAGGGGCAAACCAGTCCAGAGTGAGTTCATGCCAGCTGGGTTTACAGAAGCTGGTTGAGTCGGTGAGTGTGGACTTCTCTGTGCAGGAGCTGCCTCTGTCAGAGCTGGGCGTCTCTGATCCTGCAGATGAAACTCTACAGGTGTGTTGTGCTGAGGTGCGGAGCCGCTACAAGAAGGTCAGTATCAAGGTTCGGAAGAATAGCTTGATCCTTCTAGGTCCAAAGCAGCTGTGTTCTCAGGTCAGGGCTACACTGCAGGAGGTGTTTTCTGGAGATGTGGCCCAAACACCCAAACAACAGGACTTCTCTGTCCCCTCCACCTCCTACTGGAATCCGCCTACTCCTTTACAAACGAATGAGGAGCAATATTCTTTTGAAAGCAATTCTCAGGTGATGCTAGAAAGCCAAACAGGCCCTGATGGAGGCCAGGAAACGGGAACAAACCATAATAGTGATATCAATGAGAAAGAGCTTTTGAATGGACGTGAGAATCCAACATTTGTTTGGAAAAACCCTGTCATTaaggagaaagtgaaaatgacTGGTACAGCAGAGATGGACGGACAGAAGGACAACGCACTAACCAACAATGCTACTGCAGGAAGTATGAGACATGTGAATGGTGTCGGGTCAGCAACAGCCCGCACTGATAAAGCCATGGGCCTTCATAACAAGGAGAGAACCTTGCCCCTCAACCAAAAAGATGACGTGCAACAACGAAAAGTCGAGATCCAGGACAACCCGGGGGAGTCCAGGGCGGGCCTGGGAGAACAGGGttacacctgtgtgtgtggggacagTGGGACGTCAGTGACGAGGACAAAGTGTGGGGCCACTATGTGCTCAAAATGTCTGGACTCAGTGCACGTCCACTGCAGAGTTTGTTATGCGGCAGATCCGACACCTCCGGGCATCCAGGGCAAAATGAGCCTCTCTAAGCTGCAGTTCAGTTTAACTGGTCACAGCAAGGACCCTTCTATCAAGATCACTTACTACATTCCTGATGGTATCCAAGGG AGTGATCACCCATTTCCAGGAAACCCGTTTCAAGGAGGCCTGTTTGAAGCCTTCCTTCCTGACTGCACGAAGTCGAGGAAGCTGCTGCCCCTGCTGGAGAAGGCCTTCAGGCAGGGACTCACCTTCATGGTGACGGGCACAGAGACAGGGGCCACGGTCACCTGGGACTCCATCCCGCACAAGACCAGCCTACAGGGAGGCAAATCAGG GAAAGGCTACCCAGATTCCACTTACTTGACTCGCTTGTCTGAGGTCTTGACCTCTCATGGGATTGAAGAGTAA
- the phb gene encoding prohibitin translates to MAKLFETIGKLGLALAIGGSVVNSALYNVDAGHRAVIFDRFRGVQETVAGEGTHFIIPWVQKPIIFDCRSRPRNVPVITGSKDLQNVNITLRILFRPVTTQLPRIFTSIGEDYDERVLPSITTEVLKAVVARFDAGELITQRELVSQQVSEDLTERASTFGLILDDVSLTHLTFGKEFTEAVEMKQVAQQEAERARFVVEKAEQQKQASIISAEGDSQAALLIANSLMEAGDGLVELRKLEAAEDIAFQLSRSRNVTYLPPGQGTLLQLPQ, encoded by the exons ATGGCCAAGCTGTTTGAGACTATTGGAAAGTTGGGGCTGGCCCTTGCCATCGGTGGAAGTGTTGTGAACTCTGCCCTCTACAATG TGGATGCAGGGCACCGGGCTGTGATTTTCGACAGGTTCAGAGGAGTGCAAGAGACTGTTGCTGGTGAAGGGACTCACTTCATCATCCCCTGGGTTCAGAAACCTATCATCTTTGATTGCCGTTCCCGTCCACGCAACGTGCCTGTCATCACCGGCAGTAAAG ATCTGCAGAATGTAAACATCACATTGCGTATCCTTTTCCGGCCGGTGACCACCCAGCTGCCCCGCATCTTCACTAGTATTGGTGAGGACTATGACGAGAGGGTGCTACCCTCCATCACCACAGAGGTCTTGAAGGCTGTAGTA GCTCGGTTTGATGCTGGTGAGCTCATTACCCAGAGAGAGCTCGTGTCGCAGCAGGTCAGCGAGGACCTTACAGAAAGAGCCTCCACCTTCGGCCTCATCTTGGATGATGTCTCACTG ACACACTTGACCTTTGGCAAGGAATTCACAGAGGCTGTTGAGATGAAGCAGGTGGCtcagcaggaggcagagagggcCCGTTTTGTTGTTGAAAAG GCAGAGCAACAGAAGCAGGCTTCCATCATCTCAGCAGAGGGAGACTCCCAAGCTGCCTTGCTCATCGCCAACTCCCTAATGGAGGCTGGTGATGGTCTGGTAGAGCTACGTAAGTTGGAGGCAGCTGAGGACATCGCCTTCCAGCTCTCCCGCTCACGCAACGTCACTTACTTACCCCCAGGACAGGGCACGCTGCTCCAGTTGCCCCAGTGA